The following proteins are co-located in the Fimbriiglobus ruber genome:
- the gatC gene encoding Asp-tRNA(Asn)/Glu-tRNA(Gln) amidotransferase subunit GatC encodes MSLTIDEVKKVAKLARLDLAPADLTKMAEQLNRILEYVDQLTQVNTDGIEPLAHPLPVQNVFRDDVPVPSLPVDEALKNAPTRIGDYFGVPAVFDASDEMTA; translated from the coding sequence GTGTCGCTGACCATCGACGAAGTGAAGAAAGTCGCCAAGCTCGCGCGACTCGACTTGGCCCCGGCCGACCTGACCAAGATGGCCGAGCAACTGAACCGGATTCTCGAATACGTCGACCAGCTCACGCAAGTCAACACCGACGGCATCGAACCGCTCGCGCACCCACTCCCGGTCCAGAACGTGTTCCGGGACGACGTACCCGTGCCGTCCTTGCCGGTCGACGAAGCACTCAAGAACGCCCCGACTCGCATCGGCGACTACTTCGGCGTCCCGGCCGTCTTCGACGCCTCCGACGAAATGACTGCTTAA
- the argA gene encoding amino-acid N-acetyltransferase has protein sequence MFRLTDLREILRYVPRFRDRVFVIAIDGAIVEDDNFHNLLLDIALLRSLSVRVALVHGAAFQIERYAKMTDVTPSDLVGTGVTDAATLQVAITAANRVTHEILEGLSANDLRGACPNALVAHPAGILGGVDHLFTGRVERVDAFLIQTLLERDIIPVIPPIGCDGAGRSYRLNSDAVAVELAKTLNAVKLVFLCVEGGVRTQDEMIRQMTVEEAESFLKKNRQTMPPGTVTKLSHAVRAGKEGVERIHIIDGREQEGLLGEVFSNEGIGTLIYTNEYQAIRLAQKKDVRAVFTLIQQGIKAEELVKRTRTDLERQIGEYFVFEVDRNPVACGALHMYPDQNKAELASVYVDTRYENQGIGGKLLAYAESLARSRGVGVLFCLSTQAINYFIQRGGFQLGTPDDLPPVRREIYEKNGRRSQVLIKPLT, from the coding sequence ATGTTCCGTTTAACCGACCTCCGTGAAATTCTCCGCTACGTCCCCCGATTTCGCGACCGCGTGTTCGTCATCGCGATCGACGGGGCGATCGTCGAGGACGACAATTTTCACAACCTCCTCCTCGATATCGCGTTGCTCCGCAGCCTGAGCGTCCGCGTCGCGCTGGTCCACGGGGCCGCGTTCCAGATCGAGCGGTACGCCAAAATGACCGACGTGACGCCATCCGATCTCGTCGGGACCGGCGTCACGGACGCGGCCACACTCCAGGTCGCGATCACAGCAGCCAACCGGGTCACGCACGAAATCCTGGAGGGCTTGTCCGCGAACGACTTACGCGGCGCCTGCCCGAACGCCCTCGTGGCCCACCCGGCCGGCATCCTGGGCGGCGTCGACCACCTCTTCACCGGCCGCGTCGAGCGGGTGGACGCCTTCCTGATCCAAACGCTGCTCGAACGCGACATCATCCCGGTCATCCCGCCGATCGGCTGTGACGGGGCCGGCCGCAGCTACCGCCTTAATTCGGACGCCGTCGCCGTCGAACTCGCCAAAACCTTGAACGCCGTGAAGCTGGTTTTTCTTTGCGTCGAAGGCGGCGTCCGGACTCAGGACGAAATGATTCGCCAGATGACGGTCGAAGAAGCCGAGTCGTTTTTGAAAAAAAACCGCCAGACCATGCCCCCCGGCACCGTCACCAAACTCAGCCACGCGGTCCGCGCGGGCAAAGAAGGGGTCGAGCGGATTCACATCATCGACGGCCGAGAACAAGAAGGCTTACTCGGGGAGGTGTTTTCCAACGAAGGGATCGGCACCCTGATCTACACGAACGAATACCAGGCGATCCGGCTCGCGCAAAAGAAAGACGTCCGGGCGGTGTTCACGCTCATCCAGCAAGGAATCAAGGCCGAAGAGCTGGTCAAAAGGACGCGCACGGATTTGGAGCGCCAAATCGGCGAATACTTCGTTTTCGAAGTCGACCGAAACCCGGTCGCGTGCGGCGCCTTGCACATGTACCCGGACCAGAACAAGGCCGAACTCGCTTCGGTTTACGTCGACACGCGGTACGAAAATCAGGGGATCGGCGGCAAACTCCTCGCCTACGCCGAAAGCCTCGCCCGATCACGCGGGGTCGGCGTTCTCTTTTGCCTGTCCACCCAGGCCATTAACTACTTCATCCAGCGCGGCGGCTTCCAGCTCGGCACCCCGGACGACCTGCCCCCGGTGCGACGCGAGATCTACGAAAAGAACGGGCGCCGGAGCCAGGTGCTTATCAAGCCGCTGACGTGA
- a CDS encoding VOC family protein, translating to MTSNEWRVSPILGVHDVRRTAEYYRDVLGFTLDPVDGIFQPRAEEPGGVYAIVKRSGVWVHFQIRRESLPKRVRATFERDVYLYVEDLDDLHAELQKRGALIIQPPHVAPHGIREMVVEDINGYRLAFGEIAP from the coding sequence TTGACTAGTAACGAATGGCGCGTATCACCGATCCTCGGCGTCCACGACGTTCGGCGGACGGCAGAGTATTACCGCGATGTTCTTGGATTCACGCTGGACCCCGTTGACGGCATTTTTCAGCCAAGGGCTGAGGAGCCCGGTGGCGTGTACGCGATCGTCAAACGGTCCGGTGTCTGGGTCCATTTCCAGATTCGGCGAGAGAGCCTGCCAAAGCGTGTACGCGCGACGTTTGAGCGAGACGTTTATCTCTATGTCGAAGACCTCGACGATCTGCATGCCGAGCTTCAGAAGCGCGGCGCGTTAATCATTCAACCACCGCACGTGGCCCCTCACGGCATCCGGGAGATGGTAGTGGAGGATATCAACGGCTATCGCCTCGCGTTC
- a CDS encoding superoxide dismutase — translation MFTRREVFRVAAGAGAVLVAAPTAFAARAADEKKAAGFTLPKLPYAYDALEPNIDAETMTIHHDKHHQAYVDNLNKALTAAAPEWLSKPIEEVVTHLKDLPEKARTAVRNNGGGHWNHTFFWNVMAKPGTGGEPKGDLLKAIDSSFGTLDGFKKEFAAAAATRFGSGWAWLVPGKEKPLAVVSTPNQDNPLMDGGPAPILGIDVWEHAYYLKYRNLRPKYVEAWLGVVNWDAVAANFNAAKKS, via the coding sequence ATGTTCACCCGCCGAGAAGTGTTCCGCGTCGCCGCCGGCGCTGGGGCCGTGCTGGTTGCCGCCCCGACCGCGTTCGCCGCGCGCGCGGCCGACGAGAAGAAGGCCGCCGGGTTCACGCTGCCGAAGTTGCCCTACGCCTATGACGCGCTCGAACCGAACATCGACGCCGAGACGATGACCATCCACCACGACAAGCACCACCAAGCGTATGTCGACAACTTGAACAAGGCCCTGACCGCGGCCGCCCCGGAATGGCTGTCGAAGCCGATCGAGGAAGTCGTCACGCATCTGAAAGACCTGCCCGAGAAGGCCCGCACCGCGGTCCGCAACAACGGCGGCGGGCACTGGAACCACACGTTCTTCTGGAACGTCATGGCCAAGCCCGGGACCGGCGGGGAGCCGAAGGGCGATCTGCTCAAGGCCATTGATTCGTCGTTCGGCACGCTGGACGGTTTCAAGAAAGAGTTCGCCGCGGCCGCCGCCACCCGGTTCGGCAGCGGGTGGGCGTGGCTCGTCCCGGGCAAGGAAAAGCCGCTCGCGGTCGTCAGCACGCCGAACCAGGACAACCCGCTGATGGACGGCGGCCCGGCCCCGATCCTTGGCATCGACGTGTGGGAACACGCCTATTACCTGAAGTACCGCAATCTGCGCCCGAAGTACGTTGAAGCGTGGCTCGGGGTGGTGAACTGGGACGCGGTCGCGGCCAATTTCAACGCCGCCAAGAAGAGCTAA
- a CDS encoding Uma2 family endonuclease: MNSPMSSRSLPLPSMPRLLTVADFAVFPTNLPSGDVCYELDDGKLVVTSPPGDVHGALHAHIIAVLLTDAEERGLGEGFGRVGIVLRRNPDRVVCTDAAFILAQSLPRRETEEGFLGTIPELVVEILDKYESPSTVADKVTEYLVAGVIVVWVIDSKNQAVVAYRADQPAQVFRLDDDLTCPDLLPNFSIPLASLFDDQ, encoded by the coding sequence ATGAACAGTCCGATGTCTTCACGCAGTCTACCTTTGCCTTCCATGCCGCGTCTTCTGACAGTGGCGGATTTTGCTGTCTTTCCGACAAACCTCCCTTCGGGGGATGTTTGCTACGAATTGGACGATGGTAAGCTTGTGGTTACGTCGCCGCCTGGTGATGTTCATGGCGCTTTGCACGCCCACATCATCGCTGTTTTGCTCACGGATGCCGAAGAACGGGGTCTCGGAGAAGGATTCGGAAGGGTCGGGATCGTTTTGCGGCGGAACCCCGATCGGGTCGTGTGTACCGACGCGGCTTTCATTTTGGCTCAATCCCTCCCGCGGCGAGAAACCGAGGAAGGCTTTCTCGGAACGATTCCCGAATTAGTCGTCGAAATCTTGGACAAATATGAATCTCCATCAACCGTCGCTGATAAAGTTACGGAGTATCTTGTCGCCGGTGTGATCGTCGTCTGGGTTATTGATTCAAAAAATCAGGCCGTGGTAGCTTATCGCGCCGACCAGCCAGCTCAAGTTTTTCGTCTGGACGACGACCTGACATGCCCCGACTTGTTACCGAATTTCTCTATACCACTCGCAAGTTTGTTTGACGATCAGTGA
- a CDS encoding NPCBM/NEW2 domain-containing protein: MIGSTAAALTDEPHNPLMITRAGRHIQLMMHSLLLVFAATLTGQPSGTLPPQFIVSSTEPTPTRGTIRTIGPDWSVLVSPTGGENPVTVAGANVVAIRRANQPLPAWPRDALAILANGDRIRGTVIGGDADIVRFEAAARGTGKPAWTVPITTLAAIWTTGAPAETPPDPMDYLWAAGPKRRDAVLLRNGDVVRGTVTAFAASPAAILVAAGGTGPTIIVPLDRAAAVAFDPKLARVRKVKGIYARLVTTDGSRISLSAASCDGARLRGTTLFGGAVDVPLDEVVALDWLQSKATYLSDLKPKRAVVDAYNGVTWPWAANRTVRGNPLRLAGPHGEQTFDRGLGTHSRTTLTYDLAGKFRRFEAQIGLDPETGRRGAADVRVVVDGKDVPVEGLAPLTSAIPREVSVDVSGAKELTLIVDYGPGGDVQDDVNWCDARLVE; encoded by the coding sequence ATGATCGGCTCAACCGCGGCAGCGTTAACCGACGAGCCGCACAACCCGCTAATGATCACACGAGCCGGACGACACATACAGCTCATGATGCACTCACTATTACTTGTTTTTGCCGCAACTCTAACCGGGCAACCGTCCGGAACGCTGCCGCCGCAGTTCATCGTTTCGTCCACCGAACCCACGCCGACACGCGGGACGATCCGCACGATCGGGCCGGACTGGTCCGTTTTGGTTTCGCCGACCGGAGGCGAGAACCCTGTGACCGTAGCCGGAGCAAACGTGGTTGCTATCCGGAGAGCCAACCAGCCATTGCCGGCCTGGCCGCGAGACGCCCTGGCGATTCTCGCGAACGGGGACCGGATTCGCGGAACGGTGATCGGGGGCGACGCTGATATCGTGCGGTTCGAGGCCGCCGCACGCGGCACGGGAAAGCCGGCGTGGACGGTGCCCATCACCACGCTCGCCGCCATCTGGACGACCGGCGCGCCGGCAGAAACACCTCCTGATCCGATGGATTACCTCTGGGCCGCGGGACCAAAGCGACGGGACGCGGTCCTGCTCCGCAACGGCGATGTCGTCCGCGGGACCGTCACGGCGTTCGCGGCTTCGCCCGCCGCGATTCTCGTCGCCGCAGGGGGAACGGGACCGACGATCATCGTTCCGCTGGACCGGGCGGCGGCCGTGGCGTTCGACCCGAAACTCGCGCGCGTGAGGAAAGTTAAAGGGATCTACGCTCGGCTCGTTACCACCGATGGGTCACGAATCAGCCTTTCCGCGGCGTCTTGCGACGGAGCCCGTCTCCGCGGAACGACATTGTTCGGGGGCGCGGTCGACGTGCCGCTGGACGAAGTCGTTGCGCTGGACTGGCTCCAGTCGAAGGCCACGTATCTGTCCGATTTGAAGCCGAAGCGGGCAGTCGTTGACGCCTACAACGGCGTCACGTGGCCGTGGGCCGCGAACCGGACGGTGCGCGGAAACCCGCTCCGCCTCGCCGGTCCTCACGGCGAACAGACGTTCGATCGAGGGCTCGGCACGCACTCGCGGACCACACTGACCTACGACCTCGCCGGTAAGTTCCGCCGGTTTGAAGCCCAAATCGGGCTCGACCCGGAAACGGGCCGGCGCGGGGCGGCGGACGTGCGAGTCGTCGTGGACGGGAAAGATGTGCCAGTCGAAGGATTGGCCCCGCTCACGTCCGCAATTCCGCGGGAAGTGTCCGTGGACGTGTCCGGCGCGAAAGAACTCACACTGATCGTCGATTACGGGCCGGGCGGCGACGTGCAGGACGACGTGAATTGGTGCGACGCCCGATTGGTGGAGTAA
- a CDS encoding HEAT repeat domain-containing protein — MVLVAVLLVFPVARAAAQSPKHPDQPPKTIDQWITELGDNRDREKQAKARDALGPDGSFGSKAVPALIDVFADPKKTFNFEIQSILVDHGSAAVPDLIKALKRPEPDIRIMAVHILGNIRPRPKEAIPALIQATKDTDPAVRGAAACSLSAVSRSVDKTVPVLIALLADPDDTVRSTAATSLGDLEGKAKPAVGALVTALNDKDRSVREEATIALARVGPGASPAIPALIAAFRKWPVDDSNRTAVVDALGRIRAGSAVPTLIAALTENDDDLRETAAYALGSFGPAAIAAVPNLLHLAKVQDVGTMQDTVIEALSKIDPSAKSAVPVILDAFNGLKDTGRAATSLGRYGAGAKAALPKLAALARDLNADERDREAAVKAIEKIDPEFATRQGMALAYLNIRLGKLAAVTLKPHPAVTEDQKEKIRALIAELAKVGQPGHGLSASMSGHAFAPLPDQTRWGGGILPNQGFKSSDAFRDLVAMGPTALPFLLEALDDKTSTKMKVRTSSGIMGVGGDFRGNPLNSKESRAIATEFAETESEKDSGLIRTYTVKVGDVCFAVIGQIVGRSYQVVQYIPSDIFSINSPTATPAMRTRLRAAWSGADPARALLDSLLIDYATEGKFNGRSLDGWDKGSSYQIEAVVRLLYYFPDEMAPVVAARLRSLDVGFSTANDAWMKREVRNGVRTADFLRAVSWCQAAPIQAALADLARRPIDPKLQELIPVAKK; from the coding sequence ATGGTCCTTGTCGCGGTCCTTCTCGTATTTCCCGTCGCCCGGGCGGCCGCGCAAAGTCCGAAGCACCCAGATCAACCACCCAAGACGATCGATCAGTGGATCACAGAATTAGGCGATAATCGTGATCGTGAAAAACAAGCCAAAGCCAGGGATGCTTTGGGTCCCGACGGCTCGTTCGGCAGTAAAGCCGTCCCGGCGCTAATCGATGTCTTCGCCGATCCGAAAAAGACTTTCAACTTTGAAATACAGTCGATTCTCGTAGATCATGGGTCGGCTGCCGTGCCCGATCTGATCAAAGCGCTTAAGCGACCCGAACCTGACATTCGTATCATGGCGGTTCACATTCTCGGGAATATCCGGCCGCGACCGAAAGAAGCCATTCCCGCGCTCATTCAAGCGACAAAAGATACGGACCCGGCCGTTCGCGGGGCCGCGGCTTGCAGTCTCAGCGCAGTGAGCCGGTCGGTCGACAAAACTGTCCCCGTACTGATCGCGCTGCTCGCTGACCCGGACGACACGGTTCGGAGCACCGCGGCCACGTCGCTGGGTGACCTGGAGGGTAAAGCGAAGCCGGCCGTCGGGGCTCTCGTGACAGCCCTTAACGACAAAGACCGTTCGGTCCGGGAAGAAGCGACTATTGCTCTCGCCCGCGTCGGCCCTGGAGCCAGCCCCGCGATCCCGGCTCTGATTGCGGCATTCCGCAAATGGCCCGTTGACGACTCCAACCGGACGGCGGTCGTGGACGCCCTCGGTCGCATCCGAGCCGGTTCGGCAGTCCCCACGCTGATCGCCGCGCTAACAGAAAACGACGACGATCTCCGGGAAACAGCCGCGTACGCGCTGGGTTCGTTCGGGCCTGCTGCCATTGCCGCAGTCCCGAATCTCCTTCATCTGGCAAAGGTCCAGGATGTCGGGACCATGCAGGACACCGTGATCGAGGCTTTGAGCAAAATTGATCCGTCGGCCAAATCCGCCGTGCCTGTCATTCTCGATGCGTTCAACGGGCTCAAAGATACCGGGCGGGCTGCGACTTCACTCGGGCGATACGGAGCCGGGGCGAAGGCCGCTCTCCCGAAGTTGGCTGCCCTCGCCCGCGACCTGAACGCCGACGAACGGGACCGCGAGGCGGCGGTCAAGGCCATCGAGAAGATCGACCCGGAGTTCGCGACCCGACAAGGGATGGCGCTCGCTTACCTCAACATCCGCCTGGGAAAGCTCGCGGCCGTCACCCTCAAACCTCACCCGGCTGTGACCGAGGACCAGAAGGAGAAGATCCGAGCCTTGATCGCGGAACTTGCCAAGGTCGGGCAACCGGGCCACGGCCTGTCCGCTTCGATGTCCGGACACGCATTCGCACCGCTCCCTGATCAAACCCGATGGGGCGGTGGAATTCTTCCGAATCAAGGATTTAAATCTTCCGACGCGTTCCGGGATCTTGTCGCAATGGGTCCAACTGCCCTCCCGTTCCTACTGGAAGCACTCGACGACAAGACTTCGACGAAAATGAAAGTCCGGACATCGTCTGGCATCATGGGTGTAGGCGGCGATTTCCGCGGAAACCCACTCAATTCGAAAGAAAGCCGAGCGATCGCCACGGAATTCGCTGAAACGGAAAGTGAGAAAGATTCGGGCTTGATCCGCACATACACGGTGAAGGTCGGCGATGTCTGCTTTGCCGTAATTGGGCAGATCGTCGGCCGGAGCTATCAGGTCGTCCAATACATCCCATCGGACATTTTCTCAATCAACAGCCCGACGGCGACGCCCGCAATGCGAACCCGCCTCCGGGCCGCATGGTCGGGTGCAGACCCGGCGCGGGCACTCCTGGATTCGCTGCTGATCGATTACGCCACGGAAGGGAAGTTCAACGGCCGGTCGCTCGACGGGTGGGACAAAGGAAGCAGCTATCAGATCGAGGCAGTCGTGCGGCTCCTCTACTACTTCCCCGACGAAATGGCTCCGGTCGTCGCCGCCCGCCTCCGGTCGCTCGATGTCGGGTTTTCGACGGCTAACGACGCCTGGATGAAGCGAGAAGTCCGGAACGGCGTTCGGACGGCCGACTTTTTGCGGGCGGTTTCCTGGTGCCAGGCAGCACCGATCCAGGCAGCCCTGGCCGATCTCGCCAGGCGGCCGATCGACCCTAAACTCCAGGAATTAATCCCCGTGGCAAAGAAGTGA
- the gatA gene encoding Asp-tRNA(Asn)/Glu-tRNA(Gln) amidotransferase subunit GatA, which translates to MIEKTATELLTLQKSGGATAASIADAFLAAVRAREPKVKAFVHVDEADVRRQAEAVDAKRKAGSQLGVLAGVPVAIKDVLCTRGTPTTCSSKILKNFVPPYDAHVVEKLRAADAVLIGKTNMDEFAMGSSTENSAVQTTRNPWDTERIPGGSSGGSAAAVAACQAPLSLGTDTGGSIRQPAALCGIVGVKPTYGRVSRYGLIAFASSLDQVGPFTHDVTDAALLMEVIAGHDRRDSTSIDRPVPAYTKSLGEPIKGLKIGVPREFFDAGLDAEVEASIRAALKEYQALGATLVDVSLPHSAKYAVAVYYIVATAEASSNLARFDGMHYGHRTAEKTDLIGTYAKSRGEGFGKEVQRRIMLGSYALSSGYKDAYYLKALKVRRLILNEFTDAFAKCDVVMGPTSPSAAFKIGEKSDNPLAMYLSDIYTISCNLAGIAGMSIPCGFTKGGLPVGLQLLSPPFDEEKMFRVARMYEAATDWHTKRPAV; encoded by the coding sequence ATGATCGAGAAGACCGCCACCGAGCTGCTCACCCTTCAGAAGTCCGGGGGAGCGACCGCCGCGTCGATCGCCGATGCGTTCCTCGCGGCGGTCCGCGCGAGAGAGCCGAAGGTCAAGGCGTTCGTCCACGTCGACGAAGCCGATGTCCGCCGGCAAGCCGAGGCGGTGGACGCCAAGCGAAAAGCCGGCAGCCAGCTCGGGGTACTGGCGGGAGTGCCGGTCGCGATCAAGGACGTCCTTTGCACACGCGGCACGCCGACCACCTGTTCGAGCAAGATCCTCAAGAACTTCGTCCCGCCTTACGACGCCCACGTCGTCGAAAAGCTCCGCGCGGCCGACGCGGTGCTGATCGGCAAAACGAACATGGACGAGTTCGCGATGGGCTCGTCCACCGAAAACAGCGCGGTCCAGACCACGCGCAACCCGTGGGACACGGAGCGCATCCCGGGCGGTTCCTCGGGCGGTTCGGCGGCTGCCGTGGCAGCGTGCCAGGCGCCGCTCTCGCTCGGAACCGACACCGGCGGCTCGATCCGACAGCCGGCCGCGTTGTGTGGGATCGTGGGCGTCAAACCTACCTACGGTCGCGTCTCCCGGTACGGACTGATCGCGTTCGCGTCGTCACTCGATCAAGTCGGTCCGTTCACGCACGACGTGACTGACGCAGCCTTGCTGATGGAAGTGATCGCCGGGCACGACCGCCGGGACAGCACCAGCATCGACCGGCCCGTCCCCGCGTACACGAAATCCCTCGGCGAGCCGATCAAGGGGCTGAAGATCGGCGTCCCCCGCGAGTTCTTTGACGCTGGCCTGGACGCCGAGGTCGAAGCCTCGATCCGGGCCGCCCTCAAGGAGTATCAGGCTCTCGGGGCGACGCTCGTGGACGTGTCGCTGCCGCACAGCGCGAAGTACGCGGTCGCCGTTTACTACATCGTCGCCACGGCCGAGGCGTCGAGCAACCTGGCCCGCTTCGACGGCATGCACTACGGCCACCGCACGGCCGAGAAGACCGACCTGATCGGCACGTACGCCAAGTCGCGGGGCGAAGGTTTCGGCAAGGAAGTCCAGCGGCGGATCATGCTCGGCTCGTACGCGCTGTCGAGCGGGTACAAGGACGCGTATTACCTCAAGGCGTTGAAGGTTCGCAGGCTGATCTTGAACGAGTTCACGGATGCGTTCGCGAAGTGCGACGTAGTGATGGGGCCGACATCCCCGAGCGCGGCGTTCAAGATCGGTGAGAAGTCCGACAACCCGCTGGCGATGTACTTGTCCGACATCTACACGATTTCGTGCAACCTCGCGGGCATCGCCGGGATGAGCATCCCGTGCGGCTTCACCAAGGGCGGCCTGCCGGTCGGCCTCCAGCTCCTCTCCCCGCCGTTCGACGAGGAGAAGATGTTCCGCGTCGCCCGCATGTACGAGGCCGCGACCGACTGGCACACCAAGCGGCCGGCCGTGTAG
- a CDS encoding FAD-dependent oxidoreductase: MPEKVVIIGSGPAAWTAAIYAARANLEPLVFQGNPYDNNNKANGTLPLGQLALTTEVENFPSWPAGDTKAYLKSALKADDVDFPYWVANDKDQPTHGINGPELMALMRQQAVNVGTRIESKDVVKVDLKKRPFTLTMHDGSSVETHTIVIATGARANYLDAPGVNDFKNKGVSACAVCDGALPRFRNKPIVVVGGGDSACEEAGYLTKFSSDVHMLVRRDVLRASKIMADRAIANPKIKLHWYTELDEVTGDKTGVTGVRVKNNKSGESKEVPASGLFFAIGHTPNVGFLDGQVELTDMGYIKWTTLARTYTSVDGVFAAGDVADDYYRQAISAAGTGCMAALDAERWLGHHGLV, from the coding sequence ATGCCCGAAAAAGTTGTCATCATCGGTTCCGGTCCGGCCGCGTGGACGGCAGCGATTTACGCGGCCCGGGCGAACCTCGAACCGCTCGTGTTCCAGGGCAACCCGTACGACAACAACAACAAAGCCAACGGCACGTTGCCGCTCGGCCAGCTCGCACTCACGACCGAAGTCGAAAACTTCCCCAGCTGGCCGGCCGGCGATACCAAGGCATATTTGAAATCCGCGCTCAAAGCCGACGACGTGGACTTCCCGTACTGGGTGGCCAATGACAAAGACCAACCCACACACGGCATCAACGGGCCGGAGTTGATGGCGCTGATGCGGCAACAAGCGGTCAACGTCGGCACCCGTATCGAATCGAAAGACGTGGTGAAAGTCGACCTCAAGAAACGACCCTTCACCCTGACGATGCACGACGGCAGTTCCGTCGAAACGCACACCATCGTCATCGCGACGGGCGCCCGGGCGAACTACCTCGACGCACCCGGCGTGAACGACTTCAAGAACAAGGGCGTGTCCGCCTGCGCGGTCTGCGACGGGGCACTGCCGCGGTTCCGCAACAAGCCGATCGTCGTGGTCGGCGGTGGAGATTCGGCGTGCGAGGAAGCGGGCTATTTGACCAAGTTCAGCAGCGATGTCCACATGCTCGTCCGCCGGGACGTGCTGCGGGCGAGCAAAATCATGGCCGACCGCGCGATCGCGAACCCGAAGATCAAACTGCACTGGTACACAGAACTGGACGAGGTGACCGGCGACAAGACCGGCGTGACCGGCGTCCGTGTGAAAAATAACAAGTCGGGTGAATCGAAAGAAGTCCCGGCGAGCGGTCTGTTCTTCGCGATCGGCCACACGCCGAACGTCGGCTTCCTCGACGGCCAAGTCGAATTGACCGACATGGGCTACATCAAGTGGACCACCCTCGCCCGGACCTACACGAGTGTTGACGGCGTGTTCGCGGCCGGCGACGTGGCCGACGACTACTACCGACAGGCGATCAGCGCGGCCGGAACCGGGTGCATGGCGGCCCTGGACGCCGAGCGGTGGCTCGGCCACCACGGCCTGGTTTAA